The following proteins are co-located in the Halarcobacter sp. genome:
- the xseB gene encoding exodeoxyribonuclease VII small subunit → MSEEIKEEIENLSFEKKIEKAKELLEKLSNPQITLSDSLEVYKNGVKELEEAQKLLDEAKLIFTTKEKDSNEPF, encoded by the coding sequence ATGAGTGAAGAGATAAAAGAAGAGATAGAAAACCTGAGTTTTGAAAAAAAGATAGAAAAAGCAAAAGAGCTATTAGAAAAACTATCTAATCCACAAATAACTCTAAGTGATTCTTTAGAGGTTTATAAAAATGGAGTAAAAGAGTTAGAAGAAGCACAAAAACTACTTGATGAAGCAAAACTTATCTTTACAACAAAAGAGAAAGACTCTAACGAACCATTTTAA
- the hsdR gene encoding EcoAI/FtnUII family type I restriction enzme subunit R, which yields MNEAQTRLELIDPKLREAGWGVVEDSRIQVEYPISQGRLIGNGRRAKPLSADYVLIYKNRRLAVIEAKKRELHYSDGVVQAKEYADRLQIRYAYSTNGLAIYGIDMQEKEEGDVKTFPTPEELWQMTYPKEDSVLDRLFAIPFESSGGKWQLRYYQTNAINRVLEAVGKEQQRILLTLATGTGKTSIAFQISWKLFHSRWNLQKDFKRTPRILFLADRNILADQAFRDFLPFGEDAVIRIDPSEIRKKQKVPKNGSIFFTIFQTFMTGLNDTPNFGEYPKDYFDFIIIDECHRGGANDESEWRAILEYFSPAYQLGLTATPKRDVNGDTYNYFGKPVYEYSLKEGINDGFLTPFKVKDISTTGDTYIYTDEDEILEGEIEEGREYTKEEQNKIIEIMDIEKYRVKLFMDMIDQTQKTLVFCETQAHAAAIRNLINQSVKVKHLDYCKRVGADDGAKGEKFLRDFQDNEKSYPTILTTSRKLSTGVDAPEIRNIVLLRTVKSMVEFKQIIGRGTRLFEDKDYFTIYDFYDAYKHFHDPSWDGEPIEPESPTPKPPKEPCEVCGVLPCICPSPDGENEPCEVCGNIPCVCEKPPKQMVKIKLSDGNYRSLDSMVKTMFYSPEGKPISAGEFVKRLFDEMPSFFQNEDELRRIWSIPDTRKRLLEELSEAGYSLEQLEDLKSIVHGEDSDLYDVLAYIAYHKNLVPRLERATKAKVKITHYDEAKQEFLDFVLQQYVDNGVKELDDKRLATLLVTKYHAIEDAKQVLGEIPEIRDTFIGFQKYLYDDIINNAYDAQLVAQPKPEYS from the coding sequence ATGAATGAAGCACAAACAAGGCTCGAACTTATAGACCCAAAACTGCGAGAAGCGGGTTGGGGTGTTGTAGAAGATAGTCGTATTCAAGTGGAGTATCCTATAAGTCAAGGAAGACTTATAGGAAATGGTAGACGAGCCAAACCACTTAGTGCTGATTATGTGCTTATTTATAAAAATAGACGATTAGCCGTAATAGAAGCCAAAAAAAGAGAGTTACACTACAGTGATGGTGTGGTTCAAGCAAAAGAGTATGCAGATAGACTACAAATACGATATGCCTACTCTACCAATGGTTTAGCAATCTATGGTATTGATATGCAAGAAAAAGAAGAGGGTGATGTAAAAACATTCCCAACACCTGAAGAGTTATGGCAAATGACCTATCCAAAAGAGGACAGTGTTTTAGATAGATTATTTGCGATACCTTTTGAAAGCAGTGGTGGTAAGTGGCAGTTGCGATACTATCAAACAAATGCCATCAATAGAGTTTTAGAAGCTGTTGGCAAAGAACAACAAAGAATACTTTTAACCCTAGCAACAGGTACGGGAAAAACTTCCATAGCCTTTCAAATATCTTGGAAACTCTTCCACTCACGATGGAATCTACAAAAAGATTTTAAGCGAACACCACGAATACTTTTTTTAGCCGATAGAAATATCTTAGCCGACCAAGCATTTAGAGACTTTCTTCCTTTTGGTGAAGATGCCGTTATAAGAATAGACCCAAGTGAAATAAGAAAAAAACAAAAAGTTCCTAAAAATGGCTCGATTTTCTTTACGATATTTCAAACATTTATGACAGGACTAAATGATACTCCAAATTTTGGTGAGTATCCAAAAGATTATTTTGATTTTATCATTATAGATGAGTGTCATAGAGGTGGAGCAAATGATGAGAGTGAGTGGCGAGCAATTTTAGAGTATTTCTCACCTGCATATCAGCTTGGACTTACAGCAACGCCAAAAAGAGATGTCAATGGAGATACCTATAACTATTTTGGTAAACCAGTATATGAATACTCTTTAAAAGAGGGGATAAATGATGGTTTTCTTACCCCTTTTAAAGTAAAAGATATTTCTACTACTGGTGATACTTATATTTATACTGATGAAGATGAAATATTAGAGGGTGAAATAGAAGAGGGCAGAGAGTACACAAAAGAGGAACAAAATAAAATTATAGAAATCATGGATATAGAAAAGTATCGGGTAAAACTTTTTATGGATATGATAGACCAAACTCAAAAAACCCTTGTATTTTGTGAAACCCAAGCCCACGCAGCAGCGATACGAAATCTTATTAATCAGAGTGTAAAAGTAAAACATTTAGATTATTGTAAAAGAGTTGGTGCTGATGATGGAGCAAAAGGTGAAAAGTTTTTAAGAGACTTTCAAGACAATGAAAAAAGTTATCCAACTATTTTAACTACATCACGAAAACTTAGCACTGGTGTTGATGCACCGGAGATAAGGAATATTGTACTTTTAAGAACGGTTAAGTCAATGGTTGAGTTTAAACAAATCATTGGTCGAGGAACAAGACTTTTTGAAGATAAAGATTATTTTACAATCTATGATTTTTATGATGCCTATAAACATTTCCATGACCCCTCTTGGGATGGAGAACCTATTGAGCCAGAATCACCAACACCAAAACCACCAAAAGAGCCTTGTGAGGTTTGTGGAGTGTTACCTTGTATTTGCCCCTCTCCTGATGGAGAAAATGAACCTTGTGAAGTGTGTGGAAATATCCCTTGCGTATGTGAAAAACCACCAAAACAGATGGTTAAAATAAAACTTTCTGATGGAAACTACAGAAGCTTAGACTCAATGGTAAAAACTATGTTTTATTCACCTGAGGGAAAACCAATATCAGCAGGAGAGTTTGTAAAAAGACTTTTTGATGAAATGCCGAGCTTTTTCCAAAATGAAGATGAACTAAGAAGGATATGGAGTATTCCAGATACTAGAAAAAGACTTTTAGAAGAACTTAGCGAAGCTGGCTACTCTTTAGAACAACTTGAAGATTTAAAATCTATAGTTCATGGAGAGGATAGTGACCTTTACGATGTGTTAGCTTATATTGCTTATCATAAAAATTTAGTACCAAGGTTGGAACGAGCTACTAAAGCAAAAGTTAAAATTACCCATTATGATGAAGCTAAACAAGAGTTCTTGGATTTTGTACTTCAACAATATGTTGATAATGGTGTAAAAGAGTTAGATGACAAACGACTAGCAACTTTACTTGTAACAAAATACCACGCAATAGAAGATGCCAAACAAGTTTTAGGGGAAATTCCAGAGATAAGAGATACTTTTATAGGGTTTCAAAAGTATTTATATGATGATATAATAAACAATGCTTATGATGCTCAATTAGTAGCCCAACCAAAACCAGAGTATAGTTAA
- the radC gene encoding DNA repair protein RadC, with translation MKSITQLQQIDKPRERLLKYGLSALKNYELIAILLGSGVKGKDVIKLSREIEKFFNSNFETIDLETLLKIHGLGKAKASQIISAIELSKRYLIDTQHYKISSAKDVYDELTPYKNKQQEYFLSLYLDGANNLIETKVITIGTLNQSLVHPREVFSHAIEKRCASIIVAHNHPSGILKPSDEDIQVTNRLKESGKILGIELLDHIIFTKDDFVSLKEEGVL, from the coding sequence ATGAAATCAATAACTCAACTACAACAAATAGACAAACCAAGGGAAAGACTACTAAAATATGGTCTAAGTGCTCTTAAAAACTACGAGCTTATAGCCATACTTCTAGGAAGTGGAGTAAAAGGCAAAGATGTAATAAAACTCTCCCGCGAGATTGAAAAATTTTTTAACTCAAACTTTGAAACTATAGATTTAGAAACCCTACTTAAAATCCATGGCTTAGGAAAAGCAAAAGCCAGTCAAATAATATCAGCAATAGAACTTTCAAAGAGATACCTAATAGATACCCAACACTATAAAATATCATCAGCAAAAGATGTATATGATGAACTAACCCCATACAAAAACAAACAACAAGAATACTTCCTAAGCCTTTATCTAGATGGAGCAAATAATCTAATAGAAACAAAAGTAATCACAATAGGAACCCTAAACCAAAGTCTAGTTCACCCAAGAGAAGTATTCTCACACGCCATTGAAAAAAGATGTGCCAGCATAATAGTAGCCCACAACCACCCAAGTGGAATACTAAAACCAAGTGATGAAGATATACAAGTGACAAATAGACTAAAAGAATCAGGAAAAATCTTAGGTATAGAACTACTTGACCATATAATCTTTACAAAAGATGATTTTGTAAGTTTGAAAGAAGAGGGTGTTTTATGA
- a CDS encoding type II toxin-antitoxin system PemK/MazF family toxin translates to MKYVDNENEIFNQWNEIKNRTQDKKITAYFREREIYWANIGKNIGYEQNGKGKDFMRPLLIFRKYNNKLFCGIPLSTTIREGSFFYNFNFLENKDSSALLVQAKTFDVKRLDRKIGTINKNDFEKLEIKFKKLMKL, encoded by the coding sequence ATGAAATATGTAGATAATGAAAACGAAATATTTAATCAATGGAATGAAATAAAAAACAGAACACAAGATAAAAAAATCACTGCTTATTTTAGAGAAAGAGAAATTTATTGGGCTAATATTGGCAAGAATATTGGTTATGAGCAAAATGGTAAAGGCAAAGATTTTATGAGACCTCTTTTGATTTTTAGAAAATATAATAATAAACTTTTTTGTGGAATACCTCTGTCAACAACAATAAGAGAAGGTAGCTTTTTTTATAATTTTAATTTCTTAGAAAATAAAGACAGTAGTGCATTATTAGTTCAAGCTAAAACTTTTGATGTAAAAAGACTTGATAGGAAAATTGGAACAATAAATAAAAACGATTTTGAAAAGTTAGAAATCAAATTTAAAAAATTAATGAAGTTATGA
- a CDS encoding restriction endonuclease subunit S: MSLNYHKLGDILTIERGGSPRPIQKYLTDDIDGLNWIKISDATASDKYIYETKQKISKDGLYKTRFVNEGDFILSNSMSFGKPYIMKTTGCIHDGWLVLRDIEKANLEKDFLYYILCSPNIFEQFNSLASGSTVRNLNIRLVSSVKIPIPPIEEQKQIVAILDKAFEAIDKAKVNLEKNIHNSKELFQSRLNEIFSQQGEDWEEKTLGEIGKVSMCKRILKKQTNSENGIPFYKIGTFGKEANAFISEEIYNEFKKKYSFPKKGDILLSASGTIGRRVIYDGKPAYFQDSNIVWIDNNEELILNEFLYEFYGFCQWNPSRGATISRLYNDDLRRIKINFPIKESQKSIVEGINKLKEQTKQLEKQYKQKLKNLEELKKSILQKAFSGELV; encoded by the coding sequence ATGAGTTTAAATTATCATAAATTAGGAGATATATTAACTATTGAAAGAGGGGGTTCTCCTCGCCCAATACAAAAATATTTGACTGATGATATTGATGGTTTAAATTGGATAAAAATAAGTGATGCCACTGCATCAGATAAATATATTTATGAAACTAAGCAAAAAATTTCAAAAGATGGTTTATACAAAACAAGATTTGTAAATGAAGGTGATTTTATTCTTTCAAACTCAATGAGTTTTGGAAAACCATATATTATGAAAACAACAGGTTGTATTCACGATGGATGGCTAGTTTTAAGAGATATAGAAAAAGCCAATCTTGAAAAAGATTTTTTATATTATATTTTATGTTCTCCTAATATATTTGAACAGTTTAATAGTTTGGCTTCTGGTTCAACGGTAAGAAATTTAAATATTAGATTAGTAAGTTCTGTAAAAATACCAATTCCTCCAATAGAAGAACAAAAACAAATTGTAGCAATTTTGGATAAAGCATTTGAAGCGATTGATAAAGCAAAAGTAAATCTTGAAAAAAATATCCATAATTCAAAAGAGCTTTTTCAAAGTAGACTTAATGAAATATTTTCACAACAAGGTGAAGATTGGGAAGAAAAGACTTTGGGTGAAATTGGTAAAGTTTCAATGTGTAAAAGAATTTTAAAAAAACAAACTAACAGTGAAAATGGTATTCCATTTTATAAAATTGGAACATTTGGAAAAGAGGCAAATGCTTTTATATCTGAAGAAATATACAATGAGTTTAAGAAAAAATATTCTTTTCCTAAAAAAGGGGATATTCTTTTATCTGCTTCTGGAACTATTGGTAGAAGAGTAATTTATGATGGAAAACCAGCTTATTTTCAAGATTCGAATATTGTTTGGATTGATAATAATGAAGAATTAATTTTAAATGAATTTCTTTATGAGTTTTATGGTTTTTGTCAATGGAATCCTTCAAGAGGAGCGACAATATCAAGACTCTATAATGATGATTTAAGAAGAATAAAAATTAATTTTCCTATTAAAGAATCACAAAAAAGTATTGTTGAAGGAATAAATAAATTAAAAGAGCAAACAAAACAGCTAGAAAAACAATACAAACAAAAACTAAAAAATCTAGAAGAACTCAAAAAATCAATTTTACAAAAAGCTTTTAGTGGAGAGTTAGTATGA
- a CDS encoding homoserine O-acetyltransferase codes for MEIKTNKIKFKEPLRLESGRILEEFEIVYETYGELNKDKSNVIVVCHALAGSHHAAGRYADEAKPGWWDKLIGDGKAIDTTKYFVICSNNIGSTFGSTNALSIDPATKKEYRLKFPVLAISDIVKAQMRLYKELGITKAKAVVGGSMGGMQALCYSIEYPEFAQHIFALATTAYTRPWAISINKLAIEAIRHDPVFKDGFYEKDDLLAKGLPGLAIGRMAGLIAYLSPTLFNKKFGRDYSRTDGLYELFGRFEVERYLEYNAYNFPKVFDPLSYLYICKTMNIFDAGRNEDTLENSFSKVKSKLHLISFSDDMLFFPEEMEEIRDIMIKLGKSEQVTYKMIESQSGHDSFLVEVDKFDKYIIELLEGNK; via the coding sequence ATGGAAATAAAAACAAATAAAATAAAGTTTAAAGAACCACTACGTTTAGAGAGTGGTCGGATTTTAGAAGAGTTTGAAATAGTTTATGAAACATATGGAGAACTGAATAAAGATAAATCAAATGTAATAGTAGTTTGCCATGCTTTAGCAGGAAGCCACCATGCAGCAGGTAGATATGCTGATGAAGCAAAGCCAGGATGGTGGGATAAGCTTATTGGTGATGGAAAAGCTATAGATACAACAAAATATTTTGTAATCTGTTCAAATAACATTGGCAGCACTTTTGGTTCTACAAATGCCTTAAGTATTGACCCAGCTACAAAAAAAGAGTATAGATTAAAATTTCCAGTACTAGCAATTTCAGACATAGTAAAAGCCCAAATGAGATTATACAAAGAGCTTGGTATAACAAAAGCTAAAGCTGTTGTAGGTGGAAGTATGGGTGGTATGCAAGCACTTTGTTACTCAATAGAGTATCCAGAGTTTGCCCAACATATATTTGCATTAGCTACTACAGCATATACAAGACCATGGGCAATATCTATAAACAAACTTGCTATAGAAGCAATCAGACATGACCCTGTTTTTAAAGATGGATTTTATGAAAAAGATGACCTTCTTGCAAAGGGTTTACCAGGACTTGCAATAGGAAGAATGGCAGGACTAATAGCATATTTAAGTCCAACTTTGTTTAATAAAAAATTTGGAAGAGATTATTCTAGAACAGATGGTTTATATGAGTTGTTTGGTAGATTTGAAGTGGAAAGATACCTTGAATACAATGCCTATAACTTTCCAAAAGTATTTGACCCCTTATCATATTTATATATTTGTAAAACTATGAATATATTTGATGCCGGAAGAAACGAAGATACTTTAGAAAACTCGTTTTCAAAAGTAAAAAGTAAATTGCACCTTATCTCATTTAGTGATGATATGTTGTTTTTCCCTGAAGAGATGGAAGAGATAAGAGATATTATGATTAAACTAGGTAAAAGTGAACAAGTAACATACAAGATGATAGAAAGCCAATCAGGGCATGATTCATTTTTAGTAGAAGTTGATAAATTTGATAAATATATAATAGAACTATTAGAAGGAAACAAATGA
- a CDS encoding virulence RhuM family protein — translation MENQNILIYENQNGNIKVDVRFEDESIWLSQKQLAEVFGKSVKTINEHVVNIFQEEELDKDSVIRNYRITANDGKNYDVLHYNLDMIIALGFRVRSNTGTKFRIWANQKLKEYITKGFVLDDDRFKNGNQMSYFDELQNRLREIRLSEKFFYQKIKDIYMTSIDYDPKDEKTIEFFKIVQNKLLWAVSSQTASELVHNRVDMTKPLLGMNSYDKENINITKKDVSVAKNYLNEEEIKLLGLLVEQYLAFAETMANQQTPMYMNDWIERLDLILSMNGRELLKNAGKISHQIAKEKSELEYKKYKENQKQIEKEISLKELEEDIKKLK, via the coding sequence ATGGAAAATCAAAATATCTTAATCTATGAAAACCAAAATGGAAATATTAAAGTTGATGTAAGATTTGAAGATGAATCTATATGGCTTAGTCAAAAACAGCTTGCAGAAGTTTTTGGAAAAAGTGTAAAAACTATAAATGAGCATGTAGTAAATATATTTCAAGAGGAAGAATTAGATAAAGATTCAGTTATCCGGAATTACCGGATAACTGCAAATGATGGTAAAAACTATGATGTCTTACATTATAATCTTGATATGATAATAGCTTTAGGCTTTAGGGTTCGTTCAAACACTGGTACAAAGTTTAGAATTTGGGCAAATCAAAAGCTAAAAGAGTACATTACTAAAGGTTTTGTACTAGATGATGATAGATTTAAAAATGGCAATCAAATGTCATATTTTGATGAGCTTCAAAACCGTCTTAGAGAGATACGACTTAGTGAGAAGTTTTTCTATCAAAAAATCAAAGATATCTATATGACAAGTATAGATTATGACCCAAAAGATGAAAAAACAATAGAGTTTTTCAAAATAGTTCAAAATAAACTTTTATGGGCTGTATCATCTCAAACAGCATCAGAACTTGTACACAATCGTGTGGATATGACAAAACCACTTTTAGGTATGAATTCATACGATAAAGAGAATATAAATATCACCAAAAAAGATGTAAGTGTTGCAAAAAACTATTTAAATGAAGAAGAGATAAAACTTCTAGGCCTTTTAGTAGAACAGTACTTAGCTTTTGCAGAAACGATGGCAAATCAACAAACACCTATGTATATGAATGATTGGATTGAAAGACTTGATTTGATTTTATCTATGAATGGAAGAGAACTTCTAAAAAATGCAGGAAAAATATCTCATCAAATAGCAAAAGAAAAAAGTGAATTAGAGTATAAAAAATATAAAGAAAATCAAAAACAAATAGAAAAAGAGATAAGTCTAAAAGAGTTAGAAGAAGATATTAAAAAATTAAAATAA
- a CDS encoding N-6 DNA methylase, translated as MFEQTFKNIDDILWKDSGADSELDYIGQTSWIMFLRYLDDLEKEKKDIKELSGEEYTFILDEEYRWNSWAMPKDKDGNLDHNKALTGKDLVKFVDLKLFPYLAKFKQNTDNPLTIEYKIGEIFSELKNKIQSGYNLREILEYADSLPFKSSKDKHELSHLYETKIKNMGNAGRNGGQYYTPRPLIRAMVNVIDPQIGEKVYDGAVGSAGFLCEAYDYMYERMNKNVDNLKILQEKTFFGKEKKNLAYVIGIMNMILHGIEAPNIKHTNTLAESIRDIQEKDRYHVILANPPFGGKERKEVQQNFDIKTGETAFLFMQHFIKSLKAGGRAAVVIKNTILSNSDNASVALRKHLLETCNLHTILDMPSGTFTGAGVKTVVLFFTKGEATKNIWYYQLNPGRNMGKTNPLNDKDMSEFIKLQKDFIKSDNSWSININDIDETTFDLSVKNPFTPDEAELRTPKKILEDMETLDKETKKILASIKELV; from the coding sequence ATGTTTGAACAAACTTTTAAAAATATAGATGATATTTTATGGAAAGACTCTGGTGCTGACAGTGAGCTTGACTATATAGGACAAACTTCTTGGATAATGTTTTTGCGATACCTTGATGATCTTGAAAAAGAGAAAAAAGATATAAAAGAACTTTCAGGGGAAGAGTATACTTTTATCCTTGATGAAGAGTATAGATGGAACTCTTGGGCTATGCCAAAAGATAAAGATGGAAACTTAGACCATAACAAAGCTCTTACTGGAAAAGACTTAGTAAAGTTTGTAGACTTAAAACTTTTTCCATATCTTGCAAAGTTTAAACAAAATACCGATAATCCTTTAACAATAGAGTATAAAATAGGTGAGATATTTAGTGAACTTAAAAACAAAATCCAAAGCGGATACAACCTAAGAGAGATTCTAGAATACGCAGACTCACTTCCTTTTAAATCAAGCAAAGACAAACATGAACTAAGTCACTTATACGAAACCAAAATCAAAAATATGGGAAATGCAGGAAGAAATGGCGGTCAATACTATACGCCAAGACCACTGATTCGTGCAATGGTAAATGTGATAGACCCTCAAATTGGTGAGAAAGTATATGATGGAGCAGTAGGAAGTGCAGGGTTTTTATGTGAAGCCTATGATTATATGTATGAGCGTATGAATAAAAATGTAGATAACCTAAAAATCCTACAAGAAAAAACATTTTTTGGAAAAGAGAAGAAAAACTTAGCTTATGTTATTGGTATTATGAATATGATACTTCATGGTATCGAAGCACCCAATATCAAACATACCAACACTTTAGCTGAATCTATCCGAGATATTCAAGAAAAAGACAGATACCATGTGATACTAGCAAATCCTCCATTTGGTGGGAAAGAGCGAAAAGAGGTACAACAAAACTTTGATATAAAAACAGGTGAAACTGCTTTTCTTTTTATGCAACACTTTATCAAATCACTAAAAGCTGGTGGACGAGCAGCCGTTGTTATCAAAAATACGATTTTGAGTAACTCTGATAATGCTTCAGTAGCACTACGTAAACATCTTTTAGAAACGTGCAATCTTCACACTATCTTAGATATGCCAAGTGGTACCTTTACAGGGGCAGGTGTAAAAACGGTAGTACTGTTTTTTACCAAAGGTGAAGCTACAAAAAATATTTGGTACTACCAACTAAACCCTGGACGAAATATGGGGAAAACCAATCCTTTAAATGATAAGGATATGAGTGAGTTTATCAAACTTCAAAAAGACTTTATTAAGAGTGATAACTCTTGGAGTATCAATATAAATGATATAGATGAAACTACTTTTGACTTATCGGTTAAAAATCCTTTTACACCTGATGAAGCAGAACTAAGAACTCCAAAAAAGATATTAGAAGATATGGAAACTTTGGATAAAGAGACAAAGAAAATTTTAGCTTCTATTAAAGAGTTGGTATGA
- a CDS encoding ThiF family adenylyltransferase, producing MIEANEFFNRQIKLWGEETQTSLQDKKIAIIGSGGLGCSLGIALGASGIGEFALVDFDEVGVHNIHRQIGFKVGDDGKYKADVLKELMESRCPYTKVTAYKESFQDFAKRGLTYDLIIDATDNLPTRAAINEYCIEKNQPWIYGSVEEFHGQVCFFEKASYEAVFVVNDRKPNGIACPIVMHIASLQANLAIRHLTGLPVKKDVLYYLSFNEEGVLENQKFNLPTN from the coding sequence ATGATTGAGGCTAATGAGTTTTTTAACAGACAAATTAAACTTTGGGGTGAAGAAACACAAACTTCATTACAAGATAAAAAAATAGCTATTATAGGAAGTGGTGGACTTGGGTGTTCTTTGGGTATTGCTTTAGGAGCTTCTGGAATTGGTGAGTTTGCACTTGTGGATTTTGATGAGGTGGGTGTTCACAATATCCATAGACAAATAGGTTTTAAAGTTGGTGATGATGGAAAATACAAAGCTGATGTTTTAAAAGAGCTTATGGAATCAAGATGTCCTTATACTAAAGTTACTGCTTATAAAGAATCTTTTCAAGATTTTGCAAAAAGAGGTTTAACTTATGATTTGATTATTGATGCTACAGACAACCTTCCAACAAGAGCTGCTATAAATGAATATTGCATTGAAAAAAATCAACCTTGGATTTATGGAAGTGTTGAAGAGTTTCATGGTCAGGTTTGTTTCTTTGAAAAAGCTTCATATGAGGCTGTTTTTGTAGTAAATGATAGAAAACCAAACGGTATTGCTTGTCCTATTGTTATGCATATTGCTTCACTTCAAGCAAATTTAGCCATAAGACACCTTACTGGACTTCCTGTTAAAAAAGATGTTTTATATTATCTTTCTTTCAACGAAGAGGGTGTTTTAGAAAACCAAAAATTCAATCTTCCTACAAACTAA